The DNA sequence CTTCATCTCTTCCCATTCGCCGCCTTGCGGAAACCCCAAATGAAACCTCCCGCATTTGGCAAAACTCAACACCGCCTCTTCGGCCATTTTGAAATCCGTGACTTTGCCTCCAACCTCTTCATTTGCATCGAGGAAATGTGCGTGTATGCGGGGCCCACTGATTGCCCTCATCCAACCGGGCACGACGAATCCGAATATGGTCCCATCAATTTCGCTACGATTGGGGCCATCTTCGAAGTCTATAGATTCAAAGTGACCAGCAATCTTGAAGGGCATGAGAGTATTGACTCCTTTGGCTGGGCCGACATCGTTGGAGGAGACGAGTTCGTCGAGGCCTTCCAGCGATATTGATGGGATCTTTAGGCGAAATGATGGATGGTAGACTGTGACGAGAGCGAGTGGAAGACGTGCTTCCATGGGAGCTGATTTTGCCTTGCCGTCTTTTGTGAGAGCGTACGCTTGTCGATCATTCAGGATCATGAGACTCCCATCTTCGTATACACCGATGCCATGCGTTCCGTGAGATGTAAGATCGGCCGTACGTGGCTGACCTTGGTTGAAGCCGGCGTTGAGAGCGGCATAAGTTGAGAATTGGAATATATCGTTTGGAATTGAGCCGACCATGTTTGGTGTGTTGATGAATTTGCGAGTCAGCTGTGTACAGGCTGTGGCATTGGATATGTTGATGTTCAGGGCCCGGAGTTAGCGGAGAGCCGATCTCCGACTCGGCATTAATAGCAGTGTGTAGGCGTCATGTTCTGGGAGTTGCTCACATACGTTGTGCTGGATGTACGATAATGGGAGATAGATCTACTAGTCGAATGCCCAATTGACTGTAATCTTGAGTCTGCCTCGGAAGAAGCAACCCCAACCTTGTGACACAACATCGGTCTG is a window from the Pyrenophora tritici-repentis strain M4 chromosome 7, whole genome shotgun sequence genome containing:
- a CDS encoding AlsD, Alpha-acetolactate decarboxylase — encoded protein: MVGSIPNDIFQFSTYAALNAGFNQGQPRTADLTSHGTHGIGVYEDGSLMILNDRQAYALTKDGKAKSAPMEARLPLALVTVYHPSFRLKIPSISLEGLDELVSSNDVGPAKGVNTLMPFKIAGHFESIDFEDGPNRSEIDGTIFGFVVPGWMRAISGPRIHAHFLDANEEVGGKVTDFKMAEEAVLSFAKCGRFHLGFPQGGEWEEMKL